CTGATCCGTAGGTTCTATTCCCTATCGATCTGAGCCATGGAGCCGCTACCCGCCCGCGCAGAAGCCGCACTCGACCCATCTGAATCTACTAGCCCCACATCGGGGGCTTTTCGCCGCGTCCGTTTTCCAGGACTCGGTGTTCGTGTCGCCCGCTATGCAGGGATTGGCGTGGCAGGATTTCTGCTCGTGAGCGTGTTGTGGGTGATCCTGTACCGCTTCGCCGGTCCGCCGTTCACTTTCCTCGTGGTGCGCGATACCCTGGCTGGCTTGAACGTCGATCGCCGGCCGATGAGGCTGGAGGCGATCTCTCGCCATCTGGCCGTCGCCGTGGTGACGGCGGAAGATCAGCGCTTCTGTTTACACGATGGGTTCGACTGGGAGGCCATTGACAAGGCGCGGGACACCAACGAGCGGGGAGGCCGGCTCCGAGGCGCCTCGACGGTCTCGATGCAGACGTCCAAAAATGCATTCCTCTGGCCGGGGCGCACGTGGGTCCGCAAGGGGTTCGAAGCCTATTTCACCGTGCTGATCGAGACGTTCTGGCCCAAGTGGCGCATTCTGGAAGTATATCTCAACGTGGCGGAATGGGGCGACGGCCTCTTCGGCGCAGAGGCCGCCGCCCAGCATTATTTCAACAAGACGGCGGCTCAACTCACCCGGTGGGAGTCGTCCCTGCTGGCCGCTTCCCTGCCCTCTCCGCTGACATCCAATCCCGCCCGCCCCTCGGCGTACCTCGCTCGACGCGCATCACAGATCCGTGCACAGATGAACGATGTAGATGAAGGATTCGGGGCGTGTCTGGAGAAGTAGCGAAAAACGTTCAACGCCTACTGTCATTCGCTAATCGATAATCACTAATCGTCTGATCAATTCTCAAGGATCCTAACCCCGCCGCCCGAGCTGCGGAGCGTCAGCAACGGCCCGCCGCCGTTCATTTCGCCCTGAAGCCTGTCCCGTTTGATTTCGCCGCGGACAGCGACGGAGATGTCCGACTTCACCGATCCGCCGGAGGCCTGGGCGTCGATGTCGGCCTGGATGTCCTCGTCGAGGCGGATCGTCACCGTGCCGCCCGAGGTGCGGAGGGTCATGTCCTGATCGGGTTGGCCCAGCACCTCCGCTTCGATGCTGCCTCCGGAGGTGGAGGCGTTGACGGCGCCGGCGATCTGCGTCAGGCGGATGGAGCCGCCGGAGGTCTCGCAGTCCACGTCGCCCTCGGCCCGGTCGATCGTGATCGAGCCGCCAGACGTCTGGCAGTCCACGGGCCCGCCGGCGTCAGCCACCTTGATGCTGCCGCCCGAGGTGCGCAGTTTGCTGCGTTCACCGAGGCGCCGCGCTTCGATAGAGCCGCCGCTGGTGTGGGCTTCGGTAATGCCGCCAATATCATCCAGTGTGATGGATCCACCGGAGGTGTGGACGAGCGCCTCGCCGGCGATATCGGTCACCTGGATGCTTCCGCCGGCGGTTTTAAGATCGACGTCGATGTCCTCGGGGACTTCGACGATGAAGCGCACCTGCAGGCTCCGATTGCCCCATCCGCGCCAGTTGTTCGGGCGGTCGTAGCGGCCGATGATCTCCACGCCCCGGCTAGAGCCGTCGAGCGTGAGCGCGAACCGCTCGAACGCGGCATCGGCGTCGCTTTCGTTGCCGCCGTTCATTCCTTTGACGATGCGGACGATCACTTCATCCCCCTTGGAGCCCTCGACGACGATGGAGCCGAGGTCGGAGTCGATGATGAGGGTACTGTTGGCGGCGACGGCAAAGTTTTCTTCGGTGATCTCCTCGTGCTCGAATCGTTCCTGGGCGCGGGCCAGGTTGATGCCGGCGAAAACGAGGAATAAGCCGGCCAGGAGGGCGATGCGGATGGGGTTCATGACGACACGTGCGGCTGGTTCTGAATGGAGAAGGAATGGGGGATAAGACGAGAGGCGCGCGGCGCAGGTTACAGTGGCGGGGCGGGAAAGAAACTCTGCCGTGTCTGTACGTTCAATTCACCGTCTTTACTCTTTAATCCGCGATCTTGAATCCAATGCTCACCCGGGACGAACGCGAACGCTACAGCCGGCACATCATCCTGCCGGATGTCGGCGAGGCCGGCCAGGAGAAACTCAAGGCGGCTTCGGTGCTGCTGATCGGCGCCGGCGGGCTCGGGGCGCCGCTGGCCCTGTACCTCGCGGCGGCCGGCGTAGGGCGGATCGGGTTGGTGGATTTTGATACGATCGACGCGACCAACCTACAGCGTCAGGTGCTGTATGGCCAGAAGGACATCGGCAGGCCCAAACTCGAGGCCGCCGCCGAGCGTCTGGCGGATCTGAATCCGTATATTCAGATCGATCTCCATAACACACCGCTCACGAGCGCCAACGCGCTGGACCTCATCCGGGGCTACGACGTGGTGGCTGACGGGACCGATAATTTCCCGACGCGTTACCTCGTTAACGACGCCTGCGTGCTCACCGGCACCCCGAACGCGTACGGTTCGATTTTCCGATTCGAAGGCCAGGTGTCCGTCTTCGCCGCGCCGGGCGGACCGTGTTACCGCTGTGTCTTCCCCGAGCCGCCTCCACCCGGCCTCGTGCCCTCGTGCGCGGAAGGCGGGGTGCTGGGGGTGCTGCCTGGGATGGTGGGGACGATGCAGGCAAACGAAGTCATCAAGCTGATCCTGGGCATTGGCGAGCCCCTCATCGGCCGCTTGATGCTGGTGGAGGCGCTGTCGATGAAGGTACGCGAGTGGAAGATCCGTCGCGACCCCGACTGCCCGGTGTGTGGCGATCATCCCACTCAGACCACGTTGATCGACTACGACGCCTTTTGCGGCATCGCGCCGGCCGGTTCGGTCGCCGAGATCACCGTGCAGGAACTGCACACCCGCCGGCAAAACGGCGACGCACCGTTTATCCTGGACGTCCGCAACCCCGCCGAAGCCGAGGCTGCCAGCCTCGGGGCGGACCTCCTCATCCCTTTGGGCGAACTCCCGATGCGGATGGATGAACTGGAGGCTTACCGGAACCGGCCGGTGGTGGTCCACTGCCGCTCCGGCGCCCGCTCGGCCCAGGCGGCGCAGCAACTGGTGGACGCCGGCTTCAGCCAGGTCGAGAACCTGAAGGGGGGGATTCTGGCCTGGAGCAAGGAGGTGGATCCGTCGGTGGGGGCTTATTAAAGGGTTTAAGGTTCGAGGTTCAGGCGTGAAAGCGGTGGTGACAGGGGTTTGTGGTCACGTAGTACCGATTGTCCGGGAAGGATCGTAGCTTGCGGTCAAACGCTACTATCCACGCAACCCGCCCGACCATGAACGCCCCGGCCCGTCTCTTCCTTCTCCTGCTGTTCCTCCTCGGCCCGATGGGGGTTAACGCCCAGCCAATCCCTCTCGCGGCGCCTGAAGAACTCGGGTTTTCGCCGCAGCGGTTGGAGCGGATAACTGAGATCATGAAAGGGTATGTGGATGACGACCGGCTCGCCGGCTCCGTTGTGCTGGTGGCCCGTCACGGGCAGATTGCCTATCTGAAGGCGTTCGGCCAGCGGGACCTCGAGTCCGGCGCTCCGATGACGCAAGACGCGATCTTCCGGATCGCCTCGCAGACCAAGGCGCTCACCAGCGTCGCCACGATGATCCTGCAGGAGGAGGGGAAGCTGCTCATTACCGACCCCGTCGGGAAGTACATCCCTGAGTTCGCCCAGACCACGGTTGCGGTCCCGAACGAAGAGGACGGGTACGAGGTGGTGCCAGCCGAGCGCCCGATCACTATCCGCGACCTGCTCACTCATACGGCCGGCATCGG
The sequence above is drawn from the Rhodothermales bacterium genome and encodes:
- the mtgA gene encoding monofunctional biosynthetic peptidoglycan transglycosylase; the protein is MAGFLLVSVLWVILYRFAGPPFTFLVVRDTLAGLNVDRRPMRLEAISRHLAVAVVTAEDQRFCLHDGFDWEAIDKARDTNERGGRLRGASTVSMQTSKNAFLWPGRTWVRKGFEAYFTVLIETFWPKWRILEVYLNVAEWGDGLFGAEAAAQHYFNKTAAQLTRWESSLLAASLPSPLTSNPARPSAYLARRASQIRAQMNDVDEGFGACLEK
- the moeB gene encoding molybdopterin-synthase adenylyltransferase MoeB → MLTRDERERYSRHIILPDVGEAGQEKLKAASVLLIGAGGLGAPLALYLAAAGVGRIGLVDFDTIDATNLQRQVLYGQKDIGRPKLEAAAERLADLNPYIQIDLHNTPLTSANALDLIRGYDVVADGTDNFPTRYLVNDACVLTGTPNAYGSIFRFEGQVSVFAAPGGPCYRCVFPEPPPPGLVPSCAEGGVLGVLPGMVGTMQANEVIKLILGIGEPLIGRLMLVEALSMKVREWKIRRDPDCPVCGDHPTQTTLIDYDAFCGIAPAGSVAEITVQELHTRRQNGDAPFILDVRNPAEAEAASLGADLLIPLGELPMRMDELEAYRNRPVVVHCRSGARSAQAAQQLVDAGFSQVENLKGGILAWSKEVDPSVGAY
- a CDS encoding DUF4097 family beta strand repeat-containing protein; amino-acid sequence: MNPIRIALLAGLFLVFAGINLARAQERFEHEEITEENFAVAANSTLIIDSDLGSIVVEGSKGDEVIVRIVKGMNGGNESDADAAFERFALTLDGSSRGVEIIGRYDRPNNWRGWGNRSLQVRFIVEVPEDIDVDLKTAGGSIQVTDIAGEALVHTSGGSITLDDIGGITEAHTSGGSIEARRLGERSKLRTSGGSIKVADAGGPVDCQTSGGSITIDRAEGDVDCETSGGSIRLTQIAGAVNASTSGGSIEAEVLGQPDQDMTLRTSGGTVTIRLDEDIQADIDAQASGGSVKSDISVAVRGEIKRDRLQGEMNGGGPLLTLRSSGGGVRILEN